The genomic stretch cacaaagcaccgagctgatctccctgtgctatgcagctgcttcccactagctatctattttacatttggtagtgtatatatgtccatgccactctttcacttcatcccagcttacccttacccctccccgtgtcctcacgtccattccctacgtctgcgtctttattcctgtcctgcccctaggttcttcagaaccttttttttttctttagattccatatatatgtgttagcatatggtatttgtttttctctttctgacttacttcactctgtatgacagactctaggtccatccacctcactacaaataactcaatttgtatggctgagtaatattccattgtatatatgtgccacatcttctttatccattcatctattgatggacacttaggttgcttccatgtcctggctattgtaaatagagctgcaatgaacattgtggtacatgactctttttgaattatggttttctctgagtatatgcccagtagtgggattgctgggtcatatggcagttctatttttagttttttaaggaacctccatactgttctccatagtggctgtatcaatttacattcccaccaacagtgcaagagggttcccttttctccacaccctctccagcatttattgtttctagattttttgatgatggccattctgactggagtgaggtgatacctcattgtagttttgatttgcatttctctaatgattagtgatgttgagcatcctttcatgtgtttgttggcaatctgtatatcttctttggagaaatgtctgtttaggtcttctgcccatttttgggttgggttgtttgtttttttgatattgagctgcatgagctgcttataaattttggagattaatcctttgtcagttgcttcatttgcaaatattttctcccattctgagggttgtcttttcatcttgtttatgttttcctttgctgtgcaaaagcttttaagtttcattaggtcccattttttaatttttgtttttatttccatttctctaggaggtgggtcaaaaaggatcttgctgtgatttatgtcatagagtgttctgcctatgttttcctctaagagttttatagtgtctggtcttacatttaggtctttaatccattttgagtttatttttgtgtatggtgttagggagtgttctaatttcattcttttacatgtagctgtccagtgttcccagcaccacttactgaagaggctatcttttctccattgtatattcttgcctcctttatcaaaactaaggtgaccataggtgcgtgggtttatctctgggctttctatcctgttccattgatctatacttctgtttttgtgccagtaccatactgtcttgattactgtggctttgtagtatagtctgaagacagggagcctgattcctccagctccgtttttctttctcaagattgctctggctattcggggtctttggtgtttccatacaaattgtgaaattttttgttctagttctgtgaaaaatgccattggtagtttgatagggattgcattgaatctgtagattgctttgggtagtatagtcattttcacaatgtcgattcttccaatccaagaacatggtatatctctccatctgtttgtatcatctttaatttctttcatcagtgtcttatagttttctgcatagaggtcttttgtctccttaggtaggtttattcctaggtattttattctttttgttgcaatggtaaatgggagtgtttccttaatttctctttcagatttttcatcattggtgtataggaatgcaagagatttctgtgcattaattttgtatcctgctactttgcttaGTGCTTCCTTGATGAACACAGAGAGTTGCACAGAATATCAGTGTCACACAAGGACATTCTGTGACTGTTACAAAGTAAGACAAAACAAGACCACTCTGTAAGCATGTGAACACTAAAACATGAACACTGTCCAAGCCACAAAAATGACCAAACTCCCCCTGTGCTGGTGGATATGAGTGACTGCTACTTCTTTGCCAATCACAGCTTTGACCTCAGTCTAGTTTTCCCTCCTTCTAGATGAAATATATTAAGATAGCGAACCAAAATTATCCTCACTTTGTGACATTTTTGAATCCAGAGCAAAGACCCAATCCTTACCAAAATCACCTCATACAAGCCCAAGTCTTTTAATAAGTCCTTTTGAGCACTTTCCTACTAAGATACCTCACTATTCCCCCCATGATGTGTGTAACTCCCTTGTTACAATGAGTAATAAACGCAACTTATTCAACAAGAGGTGTGCTCCTAATGGGTTTTGGCTGGAGGGCACTGACGGTTGGAATAGTCAAGTTATTTGGTACAAGGATCTCTCTTTCCATCTTTAACCTGAAGAGGCTGTATCAAGTTTTGTTCTCCCAAAATAGATAGTAGATGATTCTCTTACAAAAGACAAATGTTAACTTTTGCATAATCAAGAAACCAAAAACATGATTTTCTTATAAATTAGTTCCCTCCATGATTTTCTTAGCCTATTTCATTACTGAGTAGAAAAAATTCATAGCAACCACTTTTCCAAGAGCCTCTTTTATGTCCTGGCTTCTCAGGCTGTAGATGAAGGGGTTCAGCATGGGAGTCACCACAGAGAACATCGCAGCAGCTGCTATGTCTATCTCAGCTGAGTGGGAGGATAAAGGGTTGAAATACAGAAATATGATGGTGCCATAGAAGAGGAAAACCATAGCCAGGTGGGAGCCACAGGTGGAGAAGGCTTTCCATCTTCCCTTTGTGGATTGGATTCTGAGGACAGCACAGGTGATAAGGATACATGATACCAGGATGCAAACAAATGGGGTGCTCATTATTGGCCGTGCTTCAATTAGAATCATCACCTCACTGAGGTGTGTATCAGAGCAGGAGAGTTTCAGGAGGGTGGTCACATCACAGAAGAACTGGGGGATGGCATTGTCTGCACAGAATGAGAGTCAAGCCATCAGCAGGGTATGCAACAGCATATCCAGGTTGGCAATGACCCACGATCCAGTGACCAGCAGGGCACAGAGCTGGTGGGTCATGTTTGCTGAGTAGTGTAAGGGGTGGCATACAGCAACAAAGTGGTCATAGGCCATCACAGCCAAGAGGAAATTGTCCATGTCCATgaacatgaaaacaaaatacatcTGCGTGAGACACCTAGAGAAGGGGATGGTCTGCTTCCTGAGTATGTGGTTGGCCAGCATCTTGGGGACAGTGGTGGAGGAGAAGCAGATGTCCACGAAGGACAGGTTGCAGAGGAAGAAGGACACGGGGATGTGCAAGCGGGAGTCCGTGCTGATGGCCAAGAGGATGAGCAGGTTTCCCAGGACCGTGGCCAGGTACCTACTCAGGAAGAGCACGAAGaggagctgctgctgctggggctgCCTGGAGAGCCCCAGGAGGAGGAACTCAGAGTTACTTGACTGGTTTGTCTCTCCCATGGGGCTGGACTCAGATGcagagaagagaagcagaggtcagaaaCCTAGAAGCAAAGGGTTTGGGTGCAATAACCCAAGCTCCAGCCATGGTCATGTTAATAAAACCTACATTAGAGTTGCTCAGTCAGAATCTGCCCCTACTCCCTACACCCTCAACTTCCGACCTCCAGTCCTAGATGATGCTGGTCCCACtggactaattttttaaatt from Balaenoptera acutorostrata chromosome 15, mBalAcu1.1, whole genome shotgun sequence encodes the following:
- the LOC103003019 gene encoding LOW QUALITY PROTEIN: olfactory receptor 1F1-like (The sequence of the model RefSeq protein was modified relative to this genomic sequence to represent the inferred CDS: substituted 2 bases at 2 genomic stop codons), with protein sequence MGETNQSSNSEFLLLGLSRQPQQQQLLFVLFLSRYLATVLGNLLILLAISTDSRLHIPVSFFLCNLSFVDICFSSTTVPKMLANHILRKQTIPFSRCLTQMYFVFMFMDMDNFLLAVMAYDHFVAVCHPLHYSANMTHQLCALLVTGSWVIANLDMLLHTLLMAXLSFCADNAIPQFFCDVTTLLKLSCSDTHLSEVMILIEARPIMSTPFVCILVSCILITCAVLRIQSTKGRWKAFSTCGSHLAMVFLFYGTIIFLYFNPLSSHSAEIDIAAAAMFSVVTPMLNPFIYSLRSQDIKEALGKVVAMNSHLPLQQKEXNT